The Lacrimispora xylanolytica genome has a segment encoding these proteins:
- the ftsH gene encoding ATP-dependent zinc metalloprotease FtsH produces MGLKDDKDSGNKKSFMYYYAIVLVLMIIFNALTVPWIQSKAMTEVPYSTFLEMVDQGKVQAVAKTETEIQFKSDTGKKDWEGKPVYQVYKTGPWPDDTLMQRLVSHNVQFEKTIVAQMSPILSFMLTWIIPILIFVFLGNFLSRQLQKRMGGPNTMSFGKSNPKIYAESETGKTFRDVAGQEEAKDALKEIVDFLHNPQKYAEIGASLPKGALLVGPPGTGKTLLARAVAGEAHVPFFSISGSEFVEMFVGMGAAKVRDLFKQANDKAPCIVFIDEIDTIGKKRDGGGFSGNDEREQTLNQLLAEMDGFDGKKGVVILAATNRPDSLDKALLRPGRFDRRIPVELPDLNGRESILKVHGKNVKLSDDVDFRGIALATSGASGAELANIINEGALRAVRLGRKTVTQRDLEESVEVVIAGYQKKDASVNVEEKKIIAYHEVGHALVAASQTQSAPVHKITIIPRTSGALGYTMQVDEEERHLLTKEAALNKIATFTGGRAAEELIFQTVTSGASNDIEQATRIARAMVTRYGMTDEFDMVALETVTNQYLGGDTSLACAPETAKRIDEAVIQIVREQHQKAYKILKDNINKLHEIAEYLLERETITGEEFMEIFRKEAVQG; encoded by the coding sequence ATGGGGTTAAAAGATGATAAAGACTCTGGAAATAAAAAATCATTTATGTACTATTACGCCATTGTTTTAGTGCTTATGATCATATTTAACGCACTGACAGTACCATGGATTCAGTCAAAAGCCATGACAGAGGTGCCATACAGTACCTTTTTGGAAATGGTGGATCAGGGTAAGGTTCAGGCAGTGGCAAAAACAGAAACAGAGATTCAGTTTAAATCCGATACCGGGAAAAAGGACTGGGAAGGAAAGCCAGTATATCAGGTATATAAAACCGGACCATGGCCGGATGATACTTTAATGCAGCGGTTGGTTTCTCATAATGTTCAGTTTGAAAAGACCATCGTTGCCCAGATGTCACCCATTCTTTCTTTTATGCTCACCTGGATCATACCGATCCTGATTTTTGTATTTTTAGGTAACTTCTTGTCAAGGCAGCTTCAAAAGCGTATGGGCGGTCCCAATACCATGTCTTTTGGAAAGTCAAATCCAAAGATTTATGCGGAATCTGAGACAGGTAAGACCTTCCGTGATGTTGCCGGTCAGGAAGAAGCAAAGGACGCCTTAAAAGAAATTGTAGATTTTCTTCATAATCCTCAGAAGTATGCAGAAATCGGTGCCTCACTACCAAAGGGAGCCCTTTTAGTAGGACCTCCTGGAACTGGTAAGACACTTCTTGCAAGAGCAGTGGCGGGTGAGGCTCACGTACCGTTTTTCTCTATCTCCGGTTCGGAATTTGTGGAAATGTTTGTAGGTATGGGTGCAGCTAAGGTCAGGGATTTATTTAAGCAGGCCAACGACAAAGCACCTTGTATCGTGTTCATTGATGAGATTGATACCATAGGTAAGAAACGTGATGGTGGCGGATTTTCCGGTAATGATGAAAGAGAACAGACTTTAAATCAGCTTCTGGCTGAGATGGATGGGTTTGACGGAAAGAAGGGTGTCGTTATATTGGCGGCCACCAACCGCCCCGATTCTCTGGATAAAGCCCTGTTACGTCCAGGCCGGTTTGACAGACGTATTCCAGTGGAGCTGCCGGATTTAAATGGTAGAGAATCTATTTTAAAGGTTCATGGAAAGAATGTTAAGCTGTCTGATGATGTGGATTTTAGAGGAATCGCTCTTGCCACTTCTGGAGCAAGCGGAGCGGAGCTTGCCAATATTATTAACGAGGGTGCATTAAGAGCCGTGCGTTTGGGAAGAAAAACCGTAACACAGAGGGATCTGGAAGAAAGCGTGGAAGTTGTAATCGCTGGTTATCAGAAAAAGGATGCCTCTGTCAATGTGGAAGAGAAGAAGATCATTGCTTACCATGAGGTGGGACATGCATTGGTAGCCGCTTCCCAGACACAATCCGCACCGGTTCATAAGATTACGATTATTCCAAGAACCTCAGGAGCCCTTGGATATACCATGCAGGTAGATGAAGAAGAACGTCATCTTCTTACCAAGGAGGCGGCTCTTAATAAGATTGCCACCTTTACCGGAGGAAGAGCGGCAGAAGAACTGATATTTCAAACAGTTACCAGCGGTGCTTCCAATGATATCGAGCAGGCGACTAGAATTGCCAGAGCCATGGTTACCCGCTACGGTATGACCGATGAGTTTGATATGGTAGCCCTTGAGACCGTGACCAACCAATATCTGGGCGGAGATACGTCACTTGCCTGTGCCCCAGAGACTGCAAAACGGATCGATGAGGCAGTAATCCAGATCGTTCGTGAGCAGCACCAGAAGGCGTATAAGATCTTAAAGGATAACATCAATAAGCTTCATGAAATTGCAGAATACCTCTTAGAACGGGAGACCATAACCGGAGAAGAGTTTATGGAAATCTTCCGAAAAGAAGCGGTACAAGGATAA
- a CDS encoding RNA polymerase sigma factor codes for MDEAKKTLVESMLAGSETAFDELYRSCFGKLYRMAYFITGNRSDSEDIIQETFVKCFLHRATLKEPERFVPWLYQIMVRTAWRYEKRKKGRYELSFEGILFNEEDKMRAERILEDETNKGPLGTVLEAESALEIQSALQCLDVKYRTVVLLYYYNELSTKEIAKVTGTLEGTVKSRLYKARKLLKDLLEDDSREEEERGICHG; via the coding sequence ATGGACGAAGCGAAAAAGACATTGGTGGAAAGCATGCTTGCCGGCAGCGAGACAGCGTTTGATGAATTATACCGTTCCTGCTTCGGAAAGCTTTACAGAATGGCATATTTCATAACTGGAAACCGAAGCGACAGTGAAGATATCATTCAAGAAACATTTGTGAAATGCTTTCTCCACAGAGCCACGCTAAAAGAGCCAGAACGGTTTGTACCCTGGCTCTACCAGATTATGGTGAGAACAGCCTGGCGGTATGAGAAAAGAAAAAAGGGAAGATATGAGCTCTCATTTGAAGGGATTCTTTTTAATGAGGAGGATAAAATGAGGGCGGAGCGGATTCTGGAAGATGAAACAAATAAAGGGCCCCTTGGGACAGTTCTGGAAGCAGAGTCTGCTTTAGAGATTCAAAGTGCACTCCAGTGCCTTGACGTAAAATACAGGACAGTTGTTCTATTGTATTATTACAATGAGCTGAGTACAAAGGAAATAGCTAAAGTGACCGGAACCTTGGAGGGAACTGTAAAATCCCGTCTATATAAGGCCAGGAAGCTTTTAAAGGATTTGCTGGAGGATGACAGCAGAGAGGAAGAGGAAAGGGGAATCTGTCATGGCTAG
- a CDS encoding ABC transporter permease: MKKSERMTNQSRTNREKKNGFLRYLQRDWQLYVLMILPMLFILVFKFLPYSGLSIAFKDYKVAKGYSGSPWVGFSVFQKVFGKRDFGQAVGNTLLLNILDLVFSFPMPVILALILNEIKNRYFKSVMQTLLYLPHFLSWVIIGGIGYSLFSISSGVVNVLIQNAGHSPIPFLQDNTWWLISYVLIGVWQSMGWGTIIYLAAITGVNSELYEAARVDGAGRLKQCLHVTLPCIRSTIVTLLIMNLGKLMGGSFERIYALANAKATEFTTTIPVLVYRWGIESGKFSEATALGLFQSVIGLLLVVLADYIAKRLGEDGLI, translated from the coding sequence ATGAAAAAATCGGAAAGAATGACGAACCAGAGCAGAACAAATCGGGAAAAAAAGAATGGGTTCCTTCGTTATTTACAAAGAGACTGGCAGCTTTATGTACTCATGATTCTTCCCATGCTCTTTATACTGGTATTTAAATTTCTGCCTTACAGCGGGTTATCCATAGCGTTTAAGGATTACAAGGTGGCAAAAGGGTATTCCGGAAGTCCATGGGTGGGATTTTCTGTGTTTCAGAAGGTGTTTGGAAAACGGGATTTTGGTCAGGCCGTAGGCAATACGCTGCTTTTAAATATTCTGGACCTGGTTTTTTCCTTTCCCATGCCAGTGATTTTAGCCTTAATCCTCAATGAAATTAAAAACAGATATTTCAAAAGCGTCATGCAGACTCTTTTATACCTCCCTCATTTTTTGTCCTGGGTCATCATTGGAGGAATTGGTTATTCCCTGTTCTCCATCAGCAGCGGGGTAGTTAACGTATTGATCCAGAATGCGGGCCACAGTCCGATTCCATTTTTGCAGGATAATACCTGGTGGCTGATCAGCTACGTACTGATTGGAGTATGGCAGTCCATGGGCTGGGGGACGATTATATATCTGGCGGCCATTACTGGTGTGAATTCTGAGCTTTATGAGGCAGCCAGGGTAGATGGCGCTGGAAGGTTAAAGCAGTGCCTTCATGTGACACTTCCCTGCATCCGGAGCACCATTGTCACACTCTTAATCATGAATCTTGGAAAACTGATGGGAGGCTCCTTTGAACGGATTTACGCCCTGGCCAATGCGAAGGCCACAGAATTTACCACCACCATACCTGTTTTGGTATACCGTTGGGGAATTGAAAGCGGCAAATTCAGTGAAGCCACGGCTTTGGGCTTATTCCAGTCTGTCATCGGCCTTTTACTTGTTGTTCTCGCTGACTACATAGCCAAACGTCTTGGAGAAGACGGTCTTATATAA
- a CDS encoding carbohydrate ABC transporter permease produces MQYSKNQRHRAWTKTRAKNLLVDLFFYALLLAISMTCLLPFIHIFAKSISKEAYVIANKIFLIPKGINFDAYKKVFQDASIVRSLYVSVVVTAAFTAIGTFLTISAAYALSRVQLKGRKVMTFLIMFTMYFTAGTIPDYLLMNNLRMLDTWWCMILPLSFAAYNFLIMKNNFKASIPDSLIESALIDGASHFKILSHIVVPLSKPIIATISLFYAVGRWNAYSDALFYIKQRVDLRPLQLKLYYLVVAASESFKAEGGSLAGQITSPEVLKSSCIIFATLPIICIYPFVQRYFVQGTMIGAVKG; encoded by the coding sequence ATGCAGTATAGTAAGAACCAGAGGCATAGGGCATGGACCAAAACCAGAGCAAAGAATTTACTGGTAGACTTATTCTTTTACGCATTGCTCCTTGCCATATCAATGACCTGCCTTTTGCCATTTATCCATATCTTTGCAAAGTCCATCAGCAAAGAAGCCTATGTCATTGCAAACAAAATTTTCTTGATTCCCAAGGGAATTAACTTTGATGCGTACAAGAAGGTTTTTCAGGATGCTTCTATTGTAAGGTCCTTATATGTATCCGTAGTTGTGACGGCTGCTTTTACAGCCATAGGAACCTTCCTTACCATAAGCGCTGCCTATGCCTTAAGCAGAGTTCAGCTAAAGGGAAGAAAGGTCATGACCTTTTTGATTATGTTTACCATGTATTTCACAGCAGGAACCATACCGGATTACCTGCTGATGAATAATCTTCGTATGCTGGATACCTGGTGGTGCATGATTTTGCCCCTGTCCTTTGCAGCCTATAATTTTCTGATTATGAAAAATAACTTTAAGGCCTCCATTCCTGACAGCCTGATTGAATCCGCACTGATCGACGGAGCCAGCCATTTTAAGATTTTAAGCCACATAGTGGTTCCTTTATCAAAACCTATTATAGCAACCATCTCCCTGTTTTACGCGGTAGGGCGCTGGAATGCTTATTCCGATGCTCTGTTCTACATTAAGCAGCGTGTGGATTTACGGCCCTTACAGTTAAAGCTTTATTATCTTGTGGTAGCTGCCAGTGAATCCTTTAAGGCGGAGGGAGGATCTTTGGCTGGGCAGATCACAAGTCCTGAGGTGTTAAAGTCTTCCTGTATTATATTTGCAACATTGCCAATTATCTGTATCTATCCCTTTGTACAGAGATATTTTGTTCAGGGAACTATGATAGGTGCGGTGAAGGGCTAA
- the gnpA gene encoding 1,3-beta-galactosyl-N-acetylhexosamine phosphorylase codes for MRETKRGSFTLPGESGYEELTLTLADRWGADVIRDSDGTALSDEITEAGYGIYSTICLIRDHNEWASTHTEHLQQTFLMTEPRVAFTGQLRIPLMEDFYEDQFQINETSDSMKYWQVYDRTVNEEMPHDSWSYHSETKEVEINNVLPFHEYTVSFLAYRIWEEISMYNHVTNHWEKEHLMPLDPRHEETRNYLYQWLKTWCEEHPTTTVVRFTSLFYNFVWMWGSSDRKRNLFSDWGSYDFTVSPRALMEFEKEYGYALTAEDFIHQGKFHVTHMPPEKQQLDYMDFVNKFVVEFGKELVELVHTYHKKAYVFYDDSWIGLEPYGSRFKEFGFDGLIKCVFSGYEARLCAGALVDTHELRLHPYLFPVGLGGAPTFCEGGDPVRDAKEYWIRVRRALLREKIDRIGLGGYLHLVEDYPDFCSYMEKVADEFRSLKSFHEDGEVYCLPIRVAVLHSWGKLRSWTLSGHFHETFMHDLIHINEALSGLPVTVDFINFDDIRQDGLKNIDVVINAGAAGTAWSGGEAWSDAGIVEALSGFVSQGGVFLGVNEPSAIEGYHTFLRMSHVLGLDKDTGARVCHGRYDFIKEEITGLIPDGAKIKEGTNLYLTGLDTRVLAAKDKQPLITYHAFGTGCGIFLSSFKVTNENTRLLLNLMLFGKKMELEQKYLTDNAQTECAWYPNSRKLVVINNSDSVQSTRIKTDDGMTEIRLEPYDTTVIEL; via the coding sequence ATGAGAGAGACAAAGAGAGGAAGCTTTACCCTTCCGGGAGAATCCGGCTATGAAGAACTGACCCTTACCCTGGCGGACCGCTGGGGAGCGGATGTGATCCGTGACAGTGACGGAACTGCCCTATCCGATGAGATAACAGAAGCAGGATACGGAATTTATTCTACCATCTGTCTGATTCGTGATCACAATGAATGGGCAAGCACCCATACAGAGCACCTTCAGCAGACCTTTTTGATGACAGAGCCAAGGGTGGCATTTACAGGCCAATTAAGAATTCCCCTGATGGAAGATTTTTATGAGGATCAGTTTCAGATCAACGAAACTTCTGATTCCATGAAATACTGGCAGGTTTATGACCGCACCGTCAATGAGGAGATGCCACATGATTCCTGGTCCTATCATTCGGAAACAAAAGAAGTAGAGATTAACAACGTCCTTCCCTTTCATGAATATACGGTCAGCTTTCTGGCATACCGGATATGGGAAGAGATATCCATGTACAACCATGTAACAAACCACTGGGAGAAAGAGCACCTGATGCCTCTGGACCCAAGACATGAAGAGACCAGGAATTATTTATACCAATGGCTTAAAACATGGTGTGAAGAGCACCCCACTACAACCGTAGTTCGTTTTACTTCCCTCTTTTATAATTTTGTCTGGATGTGGGGAAGCAGTGATCGAAAACGGAATCTGTTCAGCGATTGGGGCTCCTATGATTTCACCGTAAGCCCAAGGGCACTTATGGAGTTTGAGAAAGAATACGGTTATGCCTTAACCGCAGAAGATTTCATTCATCAGGGAAAATTCCATGTCACTCATATGCCTCCTGAAAAGCAGCAGCTTGATTATATGGATTTTGTAAATAAGTTTGTAGTGGAATTCGGAAAAGAGCTTGTAGAGCTGGTTCATACCTATCATAAAAAGGCTTATGTATTTTACGATGACAGCTGGATCGGCCTGGAGCCCTATGGCAGTAGATTTAAAGAGTTTGGATTTGACGGATTGATTAAATGTGTATTCTCTGGCTATGAAGCAAGACTGTGTGCAGGCGCTCTTGTAGACACCCATGAGCTAAGGCTTCACCCCTATCTCTTCCCCGTTGGTCTTGGCGGTGCTCCCACCTTCTGTGAAGGGGGAGATCCTGTGAGGGATGCAAAGGAATACTGGATTCGAGTGCGGCGTGCCCTGTTGCGGGAAAAAATCGACCGTATTGGCCTGGGTGGGTATCTTCATCTGGTGGAAGATTATCCTGATTTTTGCAGCTATATGGAAAAGGTGGCCGATGAATTCCGCAGTCTTAAATCCTTTCATGAAGATGGAGAGGTATACTGCCTGCCAATCCGGGTAGCAGTCCTTCATTCCTGGGGAAAACTCAGATCCTGGACCTTATCCGGCCATTTTCATGAAACCTTTATGCACGATTTGATTCATATCAATGAAGCCTTGTCCGGTCTTCCTGTTACGGTGGATTTTATAAACTTTGATGATATCAGACAGGACGGATTAAAAAATATCGATGTGGTCATCAATGCAGGTGCAGCAGGCACAGCCTGGAGCGGCGGCGAGGCATGGTCAGATGCTGGTATTGTGGAGGCCTTATCCGGCTTTGTTTCTCAGGGAGGAGTATTCCTTGGAGTCAATGAGCCATCTGCTATAGAGGGATATCACACCTTCTTACGTATGTCTCACGTTCTTGGGCTTGATAAGGACACAGGAGCCAGAGTGTGTCATGGCCGATATGATTTTATAAAAGAAGAAATTACAGGACTGATTCCTGATGGAGCCAAGATAAAAGAAGGAACCAACCTTTACCTGACCGGTTTGGACACCAGAGTACTGGCAGCTAAGGATAAGCAGCCACTGATTACATACCACGCCTTTGGAACGGGCTGCGGCATCTTTTTAAGTAGCTTTAAGGTGACCAACGAGAACACAAGGCTGCTCTTAAATCTCATGCTCTTTGGAAAAAAGATGGAGCTGGAGCAAAAATATCTGACGGATAATGCGCAAACAGAATGTGCCTGGTATCCCAACAGCAGAAAGCTGGTTGTCATCAACAACAGTGATTCGGTGCAAAGCACCCGTATTAAGACGGATGATGGCATGACAGAAATAAGGCTGGAGCCATATGACACTACAGTGATCGAGCTGTAA
- a CDS encoding rhamnogalacturonan acetylesterase: MTEYLFYQTEEMGKDGISVDPSDIYMPGSGYGFFTEKSHGSSLSFSLPEINTGFVPAAGFGEEIRIKQEELGCYMDSKSTYGDIPLSFQAGVKAQGNYLLSINLCAEEDEPEVLVFVGRRQLVFQGSLKAGVEWNGAFPVSVCDFIPRGQTKRFPDQAIKISVISRSVRIKKLKVEPWIGKTIFLAGDSTLTDQTGEYPYAPNVCYGGWGQMLPAYLEGDYTVSNHAHSGLTTESFRAEGHHEIMMEGIGKGDICLFQFGHNDQKLDHLKADEGYRKNLMEFVEEIREKEALPVLVTPLARNSWIDNGTTYNDLLKDYAKEVISLGTILRVPVVDLHGKSMELMKEHGMEEFKQWFYPLDYTHTNDYGAFHMAGYVWKELLDLGVISASGREIPVWVPSRGNAWLSYEKGEHL; this comes from the coding sequence ATGACAGAATATTTGTTTTATCAAACAGAGGAAATGGGAAAAGACGGAATTTCGGTAGATCCAAGTGACATTTATATGCCTGGTTCTGGGTATGGCTTTTTTACGGAGAAGTCTCATGGCTCGTCTCTTTCTTTCAGCCTGCCGGAGATTAATACTGGTTTTGTTCCTGCTGCTGGCTTTGGGGAAGAAATCAGAATCAAACAGGAAGAATTGGGCTGCTATATGGATTCTAAATCAACGTATGGAGATATTCCCTTATCTTTTCAGGCAGGTGTTAAGGCTCAGGGAAATTATCTCCTGTCTATAAATCTTTGTGCAGAGGAAGATGAGCCTGAGGTTCTGGTATTCGTTGGGAGGAGGCAGCTGGTCTTTCAGGGAAGTCTTAAGGCAGGGGTAGAATGGAACGGTGCATTTCCTGTATCGGTCTGTGACTTTATACCCAGAGGACAGACGAAACGGTTCCCGGATCAGGCAATAAAAATATCGGTCATCAGCAGGTCTGTTCGTATAAAAAAGCTGAAGGTAGAGCCTTGGATTGGAAAAACAATATTCCTTGCCGGGGATTCTACATTGACAGATCAAACCGGAGAGTATCCTTATGCTCCCAATGTCTGCTACGGAGGCTGGGGCCAGATGCTGCCTGCTTATTTAGAAGGAGATTACACAGTATCCAATCATGCCCACTCCGGTCTGACCACAGAAAGCTTTCGGGCGGAGGGCCATCATGAGATCATGATGGAAGGAATCGGAAAAGGAGATATCTGTCTGTTTCAGTTTGGTCATAACGACCAGAAGCTTGACCATCTAAAAGCAGATGAGGGATATCGTAAAAATCTAATGGAATTTGTGGAGGAGATACGGGAAAAGGAAGCCTTACCCGTGCTTGTTACGCCTCTTGCGAGAAATAGCTGGATCGACAATGGAACTACTTATAATGACCTGTTAAAAGATTATGCAAAAGAGGTCATAAGCCTTGGAACCATCTTACGTGTTCCAGTTGTTGACCTTCATGGAAAGAGCATGGAGCTTATGAAGGAGCATGGAATGGAAGAGTTCAAACAATGGTTCTATCCACTTGATTATACACACACCAATGATTATGGGGCTTTTCATATGGCTGGTTACGTTTGGAAAGAGCTGCTTGATTTAGGTGTAATATCTGCTTCGGGGAGGGAAATACCGGTATGGGTACCCTCCAGGGGGAATGCCTGGTTATCATATGAAAAAGGAGAACATTTATGA
- a CDS encoding AraC family transcriptional regulator yields MPKHKKTVIEFRDYDLPTHFPVLLLTGEHWRISDVPSGRLHIHNCLEIGICETDSGIMIFEDTSYPFQAGDITAVSCDIPHTTCSAFGTSSKWSYLFVDMGELLHPFFSGADLHNMELFSVSEHHLSLIMGKREYPVIHSLVTEIIEELKRKEPGFELAVRGLFLALASNLMRISALHHQKKDQPPENALVIAPALEFIRYHYMEDFPMEHLAALCGLSPTHFRRLFSSITGTRPLEHLNTTRIRKASDLLRMTEESVLSISERVGFHSISSFNRHFLSVTGKSPRDWRKQMSILKDQSLYKYNGWMYAEILKKSDS; encoded by the coding sequence ATGCCCAAGCACAAAAAGACAGTGATTGAATTTAGAGATTATGATCTGCCCACCCACTTTCCTGTCCTTCTTTTAACTGGAGAACATTGGAGGATCTCTGATGTACCTTCGGGGCGTCTTCATATTCACAACTGCCTGGAAATCGGTATATGCGAGACAGACAGCGGCATTATGATTTTTGAAGATACCTCCTACCCCTTTCAGGCTGGTGACATCACAGCCGTATCCTGTGACATCCCCCACACCACCTGCAGCGCTTTCGGCACCAGCAGCAAATGGTCCTATTTATTCGTTGATATGGGGGAACTGCTCCACCCCTTTTTCTCTGGTGCAGATCTTCACAATATGGAGCTTTTCTCGGTCTCTGAGCACCATCTAAGCCTGATCATGGGAAAAAGGGAGTATCCAGTCATTCATTCCCTTGTTACGGAAATCATAGAGGAGCTTAAAAGGAAGGAACCTGGGTTTGAACTGGCGGTGCGGGGATTGTTTCTAGCCCTGGCTTCCAATCTTATGAGAATTTCTGCCCTCCATCATCAAAAAAAAGACCAGCCCCCGGAAAATGCACTTGTCATTGCACCGGCACTGGAATTTATTCGCTACCATTATATGGAAGACTTCCCTATGGAACATCTGGCCGCTTTATGCGGTCTAAGTCCTACCCATTTTCGAAGGCTGTTTTCTTCTATTACAGGAACAAGACCGCTAGAGCATCTTAATACCACACGCATCCGAAAGGCGTCTGATCTGCTGCGCATGACAGAGGAATCCGTCTTAAGCATTTCCGAACGGGTGGGGTTTCATTCTATCTCTAGCTTTAACCGGCATTTCCTATCTGTAACAGGAAAATCACCAAGGGACTGGCGTAAACAGATGTCAATTCTTAAGGACCAGTCCTTGTATAAGTATAATGGCTGGATGTATGCAGAAATCCTTAAAAAATCTGATTCTTAA
- a CDS encoding extracellular solute-binding protein: protein MRKGKGFKRAAAFGLASMMAAGVLSGCGAKVKVSATTANDKKEEGSQTEASKAEGNGFTDYSKGFPENVTIKIPVYDRGFEGWDPANNYYTRWIQKEFGDKYNVTVQYVAINRQNEIADYMQMIAAGNAPDIIYHYDMPQAVNYNSEGAMQELNLEEMKYYAPDYFKKTEKNISTYGNLDGKNTFFFAERNPIYYNWVTLIRQDWLDQVGKEKPTTREELQEAAKAWKEAGLGKLGDQIINKSYTYEYPFIGSTPDKKDLNLYLDLNVAPLTWSATKDYLKVRNQEFNDGILDPEFYLNTDDAAWKADFVAGNVGTYSFYITSNTDVINSLKANDPKAEVSVISPTAGVPKGSHAYYYKYPPYGMIMGINSKTDEKQRAAVYMFLNWMSQPDNLFFLQYGVEGANYTLDSDGIAEPVKDFKGESKLSNNNNKDYWCLVTEMADYGDEEKNLKANIRTLAPAGYEDLVKQSYDYTKEVEQYGLISPIFTKSIESTGEYAADLTAMWQEFYVDMITCKPEELDAKYEKYCKEYLDNGYQEILDEKQKLIDSGDFIAQ from the coding sequence ATGAGAAAAGGGAAGGGTTTCAAACGGGCAGCAGCCTTTGGTCTTGCATCCATGATGGCAGCGGGGGTTCTGTCGGGATGTGGCGCAAAGGTTAAGGTTTCTGCTACTACGGCAAATGACAAAAAAGAAGAGGGGAGCCAGACAGAAGCATCAAAGGCGGAGGGCAATGGATTTACCGATTACTCCAAAGGATTTCCTGAAAATGTGACCATAAAAATCCCGGTATATGACCGAGGCTTTGAAGGCTGGGATCCTGCCAATAATTATTACACCCGCTGGATTCAGAAAGAATTTGGAGATAAATACAATGTAACGGTTCAGTATGTTGCCATTAACCGGCAGAATGAGATTGCAGATTATATGCAGATGATTGCTGCTGGAAACGCACCTGATATTATTTATCATTACGATATGCCTCAGGCAGTGAACTATAATTCAGAGGGTGCCATGCAGGAGCTTAATTTAGAAGAGATGAAATATTACGCTCCTGACTATTTTAAGAAAACGGAAAAAAATATTAGTACATACGGAAACCTGGATGGTAAGAATACGTTCTTTTTTGCAGAACGAAATCCTATCTATTATAACTGGGTCACTCTGATTCGCCAGGATTGGCTGGATCAGGTAGGAAAAGAAAAGCCAACAACAAGAGAGGAGCTTCAGGAGGCTGCAAAGGCCTGGAAGGAAGCTGGTCTTGGTAAACTGGGAGACCAGATCATTAATAAAAGCTACACCTACGAATATCCATTTATCGGTTCCACGCCAGATAAAAAGGATTTGAACCTGTATCTGGACTTAAATGTGGCACCTCTTACCTGGAGTGCGACTAAGGATTACTTAAAAGTAAGAAACCAGGAATTTAACGATGGCATTCTTGACCCGGAATTTTATTTAAATACTGATGATGCCGCATGGAAAGCAGATTTCGTGGCTGGCAATGTGGGAACCTATTCATTTTATATCACTTCTAATACAGATGTGATAAACAGCTTAAAGGCCAACGACCCAAAAGCAGAGGTTTCTGTTATTAGTCCAACCGCTGGTGTACCAAAGGGCAGTCATGCGTACTATTATAAATACCCACCCTACGGAATGATTATGGGAATCAATTCAAAGACAGACGAAAAGCAAAGAGCGGCAGTCTATATGTTCTTAAATTGGATGTCACAGCCTGATAATCTTTTCTTCCTGCAATATGGTGTGGAGGGAGCTAATTATACTCTGGATTCCGATGGAATTGCAGAACCTGTCAAGGATTTTAAAGGAGAAAGCAAGCTTTCCAATAACAATAACAAGGATTACTGGTGTCTGGTAACGGAAATGGCAGATTACGGGGACGAAGAGAAAAATCTGAAAGCAAATATCAGAACCCTTGCCCCAGCCGGCTATGAGGACCTGGTAAAGCAGTCCTATGATTATACAAAAGAAGTGGAGCAGTATGGACTAATCAGTCCGATCTTTACAAAGAGCATTGAATCCACTGGAGAGTATGCAGCAGATTTAACAGCCATGTGGCAGGAATTCTATGTGGATATGATTACCTGTAAGCCAGAAGAACTGGATGCCAAGTATGAAAAGTACTGTAAGGAATATTTAGACAACGGATATCAGGAAATTCTTGATGAAAAGCAGAAGCTGATTGATTCCGGAGATTTTATTGCGCAATAA